The following proteins are co-located in the Rhodococcus opacus B4 genome:
- a CDS encoding acyl-ACP desaturase translates to MPIEKNDSQLLSELAPVVDENLTRHIAEADGWQPHDLVPWDQGKNFAFMGGTDWSADQSTLSDVEALALTVGVLVADNVPAYHREIAKHLALVGPWWRWVGRWTAEENRHSIVLRNYLMVTRAVDPVALERARMDEMVRGYAMPPMHLIEMLANSAFEEKAAAVRHHNTAALGEDPLVAVIAERLASDDELQSLFYRNLVEAAFELVPDQTMRAIASRIAAFDVPSVALPGGTDSTAVLAEAGIYDPAQQGEKVFAPLLRSWNIAGRTDLGTEGEKARDALSALL, encoded by the coding sequence ATGCCGATTGAAAAAAACGACTCGCAGCTGCTCAGTGAGCTGGCCCCGGTGGTGGACGAGAACCTCACACGTCACATCGCCGAGGCGGATGGCTGGCAGCCGCACGATCTGGTTCCCTGGGACCAGGGCAAGAACTTCGCGTTCATGGGTGGAACCGATTGGTCGGCAGATCAGTCGACCCTGAGCGACGTCGAGGCGCTCGCGCTGACGGTCGGCGTGCTGGTGGCCGACAACGTGCCCGCATACCACCGTGAGATCGCCAAGCACCTCGCCCTGGTGGGCCCGTGGTGGCGCTGGGTCGGCCGTTGGACCGCGGAGGAGAACCGGCACTCCATCGTGCTCCGCAACTACCTGATGGTGACGCGTGCCGTCGATCCCGTCGCACTCGAGCGCGCCCGGATGGACGAGATGGTCCGCGGTTACGCGATGCCGCCGATGCATCTGATCGAGATGCTCGCGAACTCCGCGTTCGAGGAGAAGGCCGCGGCCGTGCGTCATCACAACACGGCGGCACTCGGCGAGGACCCGCTGGTGGCCGTGATCGCCGAGCGGCTGGCCTCGGACGACGAATTGCAGTCGCTGTTCTACCGCAACCTCGTCGAGGCCGCGTTCGAGCTGGTCCCCGACCAGACGATGCGCGCCATCGCTTCGCGGATCGCCGCGTTCGACGTGCCGAGCGTGGCACTGCCCGGCGGAACCGACAGCACCGCGGTGCTCGCCGAGGCCGGTATCTACGACCCCGCCCAGCAGGGGGAGAAGGTGTTCGCCCCGCTGCTCCGCTCGTGGAACATCGCCGGACGCACCGACCTCGGCACCGAGGGCGAGAAGGCCCGCGACGCACTGTCCGCGCTGCTGTAG
- a CDS encoding class II fumarate hydratase: protein MTESNEQQYRIEHDTMGEVRVPVDALWRAQTQRAVENFPISGRGLERTQIRAMGLLKAACAQVNKDLGLLDAEKADAIIAAAGEIAEGKHDDQFPIDVFQTGSGTSSNMNANEVIASIAAANGVVVHPNDDVNMSQSSNDTFPTATHVAATESAVKDLLPALDHLRLALLDKSTEWKTVVKSGRTHLMDAVPVTLGQEFGGYARQMEAGMERVVACLPRLGELPIGGTAVGTGLNAPDGFGPKVVAELVTATGIDALTPAKNSFEAQAARDGLVEASGALRTIAVSLTKIANDIRWMGSGPLTGLGEIRLPDLQPGSSIMPGKVNPVLPEAATQVAAQVVGNDAAVAWGGAAGAFELNVYIPMMARNLLESLTLLANVTRLFADRCVVGLVANTEHLKTLAESSPSIVTPLNSAIGYEEAAAVAKQALKEKKTIRETVVDRGLIGDKLSEEELDKRLDVLAMAKVKD from the coding sequence ATGACCGAGAGCAACGAGCAGCAGTACCGGATCGAACACGACACCATGGGCGAGGTGCGGGTGCCCGTGGATGCCCTGTGGCGCGCGCAAACTCAGCGCGCGGTCGAGAACTTCCCGATCAGCGGTCGAGGCCTCGAACGCACCCAGATCCGCGCGATGGGTCTGCTGAAGGCAGCCTGCGCGCAGGTCAACAAGGATCTCGGCCTCCTCGACGCCGAGAAGGCGGACGCCATCATCGCCGCGGCGGGCGAGATCGCCGAGGGCAAGCACGACGACCAGTTCCCCATCGACGTCTTCCAGACCGGTTCGGGCACCAGTTCCAACATGAACGCCAACGAGGTCATCGCGTCGATCGCAGCGGCGAACGGTGTGGTCGTCCACCCCAACGACGACGTCAACATGTCGCAGTCGTCGAACGACACCTTCCCCACCGCGACGCACGTCGCGGCCACCGAGTCGGCGGTGAAGGACCTGCTTCCCGCCCTCGACCACCTGCGTCTGGCCTTGCTCGACAAGTCCACCGAGTGGAAGACCGTCGTGAAGTCGGGCCGCACCCACCTCATGGACGCCGTGCCGGTCACCCTCGGTCAGGAGTTCGGCGGGTACGCCCGTCAGATGGAGGCGGGGATGGAGCGGGTGGTGGCCTGCCTGCCCCGGCTCGGTGAGCTGCCCATCGGCGGCACCGCGGTGGGGACGGGGCTCAACGCCCCCGACGGATTCGGCCCGAAGGTCGTGGCCGAGCTGGTCACGGCGACGGGCATCGACGCCCTGACCCCGGCAAAGAACAGTTTCGAGGCGCAGGCCGCCCGTGACGGTCTGGTGGAGGCGTCCGGCGCGTTGCGCACGATCGCGGTGTCCCTGACCAAGATCGCCAACGACATCCGCTGGATGGGGTCGGGTCCGCTCACCGGTCTCGGCGAGATCCGTCTCCCCGACCTGCAGCCGGGCAGTTCGATCATGCCCGGCAAGGTCAACCCGGTTCTTCCGGAAGCCGCCACCCAGGTCGCCGCACAGGTGGTCGGCAACGACGCCGCCGTCGCCTGGGGCGGGGCCGCGGGTGCCTTCGAACTCAACGTGTACATCCCGATGATGGCGCGGAACCTGCTCGAATCGCTGACGTTGCTGGCCAACGTGACACGGCTGTTCGCCGACCGGTGCGTCGTGGGGCTCGTCGCGAACACCGAGCACCTCAAGACCCTGGCGGAGTCGTCGCCGTCCATCGTGACGCCGCTGAACTCCGCGATCGGGTACGAGGAGGCGGCGGCGGTCGCGAAGCAGGCGCTGAAGGAGAAGAAGACCATCCGCGAGACCGTCGTCGACCGCGGTCTGATCGGCGACAAGCTGAGCGAGGAAGAACTCGACAAGCGTCTCGACGTGCTGGCGATGGCGAAGGTGAAGGACTGA
- the glpX gene encoding class II fructose-bisphosphatase — protein sequence MTASTTSSRREAPDRNLALELVRVTEAGAMAAGRWVGRGDKEGGDGAAVDAMRQLVSSVSMRGVVVIGEGEKDEAPMLFNGEEVGNGDGPDCDFAVDPVDGTTLMSKGMPNAISVLAVAERGAMFDPSAVFYMEKIAVGPDAADVIDITAPVAENIKRVAKVRKASPSDVTVCILDRPRHARLIEEVRDTGARIRLISDGDVAGAIAAARPESGTDILLGTGGTPEGIIAAAAMRCMGGSLQGRLAPTDDAERQKAIDAGHDLDRVLTTEDLVSGENVFFCATGVTDGDLLRGVRYYGGGASTQSIVMRSKSGTVRMIDAYHRLEKLREYSSVDFTGEDGAIPPTF from the coding sequence ATGACGGCTAGCACCACTTCGAGTCGCCGCGAGGCCCCGGACCGAAATCTTGCTCTGGAATTGGTCCGAGTCACCGAGGCTGGTGCGATGGCTGCCGGTCGCTGGGTCGGCCGTGGCGACAAGGAGGGTGGCGACGGCGCCGCCGTCGACGCCATGCGCCAGCTCGTGAGCTCGGTCTCGATGCGCGGCGTCGTCGTCATCGGCGAGGGCGAGAAAGACGAAGCGCCGATGCTGTTCAACGGCGAAGAGGTCGGCAACGGTGACGGACCGGACTGCGACTTCGCCGTCGACCCGGTGGACGGCACCACCCTGATGTCGAAGGGCATGCCGAACGCCATCTCCGTTCTCGCGGTCGCCGAGCGCGGCGCGATGTTCGACCCGTCCGCGGTGTTCTACATGGAGAAGATCGCCGTCGGACCGGACGCGGCCGATGTCATCGACATCACAGCCCCCGTCGCCGAGAACATCAAGCGGGTCGCGAAGGTCCGCAAGGCGTCGCCCTCCGACGTCACGGTCTGCATCCTCGACCGTCCCCGGCACGCCCGGCTGATCGAAGAGGTCCGGGACACCGGAGCGCGGATCCGCCTCATCTCCGACGGTGACGTCGCGGGTGCGATCGCCGCCGCGCGTCCGGAGTCGGGCACCGACATCCTGCTCGGCACCGGTGGCACGCCCGAGGGCATCATCGCCGCCGCCGCCATGCGCTGTATGGGTGGTTCGCTGCAGGGCCGGCTGGCCCCGACCGACGACGCCGAGCGGCAGAAGGCCATCGACGCAGGCCACGACCTGGACCGCGTGCTGACCACCGAAGATCTCGTGTCCGGTGAGAACGTCTTCTTCTGCGCCACCGGCGTCACGGACGGCGACCTGCTCCGCGGTGTCCGCTACTACGGCGGCGGCGCCTCGACGCAGTCGATCGTGATGCGGTCGAAGTCGGGCACCGTCCGCATGATCGACGCGTACCACCGTCTGGAGAAGCTCCGCGAATACTCGTCCGTGGACTTCACGGGCGAGGACGGCGCCATCCCGCCGACGTTCTAG
- a CDS encoding DUF4245 domain-containing protein codes for MASDKPRILHNNRDMVWSLVPLVLFCVLIAGIASQCTFSPGGPTSGPIPSFDVDAALKYDAQDLPFPVRKPETPEGWTPNSGSRSIVSGDGGGDSSTVGFITEAGRYIQLTQSNAVETVLVPFVAGGPRTATGTEDVAGHSWIVYGGEGVEPIWVSDFGDVRLLVTGSAPPEAFEQLTTAAADAPILAA; via the coding sequence GTGGCATCTGATAAACCCCGCATCCTGCACAACAACCGCGACATGGTGTGGTCGCTCGTACCCCTTGTCCTGTTCTGTGTGCTGATCGCGGGTATCGCCAGCCAGTGCACGTTCAGCCCGGGCGGTCCGACGAGTGGCCCGATTCCCAGCTTCGACGTGGACGCGGCGCTGAAGTACGACGCGCAGGACCTGCCGTTCCCGGTGCGCAAGCCGGAGACGCCGGAGGGCTGGACGCCCAACTCGGGTAGCCGCAGCATCGTCAGCGGTGACGGCGGCGGTGATTCGAGCACCGTCGGATTCATCACCGAGGCCGGCCGCTACATCCAGCTGACGCAGAGCAACGCCGTCGAGACGGTGCTCGTGCCGTTCGTCGCGGGTGGTCCGCGCACGGCGACGGGCACCGAGGACGTCGCAGGTCACAGCTGGATCGTGTACGGCGGGGAGGGTGTCGAGCCGATCTGGGTGTCCGACTTCGGCGACGTCCGGCTCCTCGTCACGGGCAGCGCGCCACCCGAGGCGTTCGAGCAGCTCACCACCGCCGCGGCCGACGCCCCGATCCTCGCTGCCTGA
- a CDS encoding exodeoxyribonuclease VII small subunit: protein MSNPTGNDTDIAELGYEAARDELVDVVKVLEQGGLDLDASLALWERGEALAKRCEEHLAGARKRVETALAHAEDEG, encoded by the coding sequence ATGAGCAACCCCACCGGAAACGACACCGACATCGCGGAGCTCGGTTACGAGGCGGCCCGCGACGAACTCGTCGACGTGGTCAAGGTGCTCGAACAGGGCGGCCTCGACCTCGACGCGTCACTCGCGTTGTGGGAGCGGGGCGAGGCGCTGGCCAAACGCTGCGAGGAGCACCTCGCGGGGGCCCGCAAGCGCGTCGAGACCGCGCTCGCCCATGCCGAGGACGAGGGCTGA
- the xseA gene encoding exodeoxyribonuclease VII large subunit has product MTSAQPRAASTAPSTAEQPWPVRTVSAKVAQWIDRLGSVWVEGQITQINARPGTRTAFLVLRDPSVDMSLSVTCSPQLLQNSPVPLTEGSRVVMFGKLSFYTGRGSVSLRVTEIRAIGIGELLARIERLRALLAAEGLFDPRLKRPLPFLPGTIGLITGRASAAEHDVLSVAQRRWPAVRFEVRNTPVQGATAVPQILDALKELDADPHVDVIILARGGGSVEDLLPFSDETLCRAIVACTTPVVSAIGHEPDSPLSDHVADLRAATPTDAAKRVVPDAVAEQALVGELRSRSAAALRNWVQRESHLISQLRSRPVLADPVRALDHRSDEVERLREAGRRDISRAIAVEGTTIEHLRARLTTLGPAATLARGYSVVQRIVPDGDPEVLRSIDDAPPGTQIRVRVADGAIRAAVMGKDK; this is encoded by the coding sequence GTGACCTCCGCACAGCCCCGCGCAGCCAGTACCGCACCGAGCACCGCCGAGCAACCCTGGCCGGTCCGCACCGTGTCGGCCAAGGTCGCACAGTGGATCGACCGACTCGGGAGTGTCTGGGTGGAGGGACAGATCACCCAGATCAACGCGCGTCCGGGCACCCGGACGGCGTTTCTCGTGCTGCGAGATCCGTCCGTCGACATGTCGCTGTCGGTGACCTGCTCCCCGCAACTGCTGCAGAACTCCCCCGTCCCGCTCACCGAGGGCAGCCGGGTGGTGATGTTCGGCAAGTTGTCGTTCTACACCGGCCGCGGGTCGGTCTCGTTGCGGGTCACGGAGATCCGCGCGATCGGGATCGGCGAACTCCTGGCCCGGATCGAGCGGTTGCGCGCGCTGCTGGCCGCCGAGGGTCTGTTCGACCCTCGGCTGAAGCGTCCGCTGCCGTTCCTGCCCGGCACCATCGGGTTGATCACGGGACGCGCCAGCGCCGCCGAGCACGACGTCCTCAGCGTGGCGCAGCGCCGCTGGCCCGCCGTGCGCTTCGAGGTGCGCAACACTCCGGTGCAGGGCGCGACCGCGGTGCCGCAGATCCTCGACGCGCTGAAGGAGCTGGACGCCGACCCCCACGTCGACGTGATCATCCTCGCGCGCGGCGGCGGCAGCGTGGAGGACCTGCTGCCTTTCTCCGACGAGACCCTGTGCCGCGCGATCGTCGCGTGCACGACCCCGGTGGTCAGCGCCATCGGGCACGAGCCGGACAGTCCGCTCAGCGATCACGTCGCCGACCTGCGGGCCGCGACACCGACGGACGCCGCCAAGCGGGTGGTGCCGGACGCCGTCGCCGAGCAGGCACTCGTCGGCGAACTGCGATCGCGGAGCGCGGCCGCCCTGCGCAACTGGGTGCAGCGCGAGTCGCACCTGATCTCCCAGCTGCGGAGCAGGCCGGTCCTCGCCGACCCGGTGCGCGCACTCGACCACCGGTCGGACGAGGTCGAGCGACTGCGCGAGGCCGGGCGACGCGACATCAGCCGGGCGATCGCCGTCGAGGGCACCACGATCGAACACCTCCGGGCACGGCTGACGACCCTCGGACCCGCCGCGACCCTGGCCCGCGGCTACTCCGTGGTCCAGCGGATCGTGCCGGACGGCGACCCGGAGGTACTGCGTTCGATCGACGACGCCCCGCCGGGCACCCAGATTCGCGTTCGAGTCGCCGACGGCGCAATCCGCGCCGCGGTGATGGGAAAGGACAAGTAG
- a CDS encoding lipid droplet-associated protein — protein sequence MIRPPFMARVAAGIAVTAVEEARKLPTTAATLPMTAVSQVLQTTMRVQQSMTALAIKGDQAFALINWTHDDEQPVWAVFDEDVEPASGADGAAEERSAGPGRFALYSLSPQDDGAPEKITAPKAAPVATNGAATTKPASTKPAAAKPAVAEPEIAVVLDYGTLTLAQLRARLRSLSVEDLTTLLDYENATLARAPFQTMLTNRITTAKAK from the coding sequence ATGATTCGTCCCCCGTTCATGGCGCGCGTCGCCGCTGGAATCGCCGTCACGGCCGTCGAAGAGGCCAGGAAACTACCGACAACCGCGGCGACCCTGCCCATGACCGCGGTCAGCCAGGTGCTGCAGACCACGATGCGCGTTCAGCAGTCCATGACGGCGCTGGCCATCAAGGGCGACCAGGCCTTCGCACTGATCAACTGGACCCACGACGACGAACAGCCCGTCTGGGCCGTCTTCGACGAGGACGTCGAACCGGCATCCGGCGCCGACGGCGCCGCCGAGGAGCGATCTGCCGGACCGGGCCGGTTCGCGCTGTACTCGCTGAGCCCGCAGGACGACGGCGCACCCGAGAAGATCACGGCCCCGAAGGCAGCACCCGTCGCCACCAACGGCGCCGCCACCACGAAGCCGGCGAGCACGAAGCCCGCCGCCGCCAAGCCCGCCGTCGCCGAACCCGAGATCGCCGTCGTCCTCGACTACGGCACGCTGACCCTCGCCCAGTTGCGGGCGCGTCTGCGCAGCCTGTCGGTCGAAGACCTGACGACGCTGCTGGACTACGAGAACGCGACCCTGGCCCGCGCGCCGTTCCAGACCATGCTGACCAACCGCATCACCACCGCCAAGGCCAAGTGA
- a CDS encoding 4-hydroxy-3-methylbut-2-enyl diphosphate reductase: MSSAVPLNVGITRSADSGASRADGEKRVLLAEPRGYCAGVDRAVETVEKALEKHGAPIYVRKEIVHNRHVVETLSDQGVVFVDETDEVPEGALLVFSAHGVSPAVHESAAARNLRTIDATCPLVTKVHQEAKRFARDDFDILLIGHEGHEEVEGTAGEAPDHVQLVDGPDSVDAVTVRDESKVIWLSQTTLSVDETMQTVARLRERFPSLQDPPSDDICYATQNRQVAVKAMAPECDLVIVVGSRNSSNSVRLVEVALGAGAKASYLVDYAREVDPAWLDGVRTVGITSGASVPEILVRGVIDLLDEHGFHDVQPVTTANETLVFALPRELRAART, translated from the coding sequence ATGTCTTCGGCTGTTCCACTCAATGTGGGTATCACACGTTCGGCAGATTCGGGAGCGTCGCGTGCCGACGGCGAGAAGCGCGTACTGCTCGCGGAGCCCCGCGGCTACTGCGCCGGCGTCGACCGCGCCGTCGAGACGGTGGAGAAGGCGCTCGAGAAGCACGGCGCCCCCATCTACGTGCGTAAAGAGATCGTCCACAACCGGCACGTCGTCGAGACGCTGAGCGACCAGGGCGTGGTCTTCGTCGACGAGACCGACGAGGTTCCGGAGGGTGCGCTGCTCGTGTTCTCCGCGCACGGCGTGTCTCCTGCGGTCCACGAGTCGGCCGCGGCCCGCAATCTGCGCACCATCGACGCCACGTGCCCGCTGGTCACGAAGGTCCATCAGGAAGCCAAGCGGTTCGCCCGCGACGACTTCGACATCCTCCTCATCGGCCACGAGGGCCACGAGGAAGTGGAGGGCACGGCCGGCGAGGCCCCCGATCACGTGCAACTCGTGGACGGCCCCGATTCCGTCGACGCCGTGACGGTCCGCGACGAATCGAAGGTCATCTGGTTGTCGCAGACCACGTTGAGCGTCGACGAGACGATGCAGACGGTCGCCCGCCTGCGGGAGCGCTTCCCGAGTCTGCAGGACCCGCCGAGCGACGACATCTGCTACGCCACCCAGAACCGTCAGGTCGCGGTCAAGGCGATGGCCCCCGAATGCGATCTCGTCATCGTCGTCGGATCCCGCAACTCCTCCAACTCGGTTCGTCTCGTCGAGGTGGCGCTGGGTGCGGGCGCGAAGGCGTCGTACCTGGTCGACTACGCCCGCGAAGTGGATCCGGCCTGGCTCGACGGCGTCCGGACGGTCGGGATCACGTCGGGTGCGTCGGTCCCGGAAATCCTGGTGCGGGGGGTGATCGATCTGCTCGACGAGCACGGATTCCACGACGTCCAGCCGGTCACCACGGCCAACGAGACGCTGGTCTTCGCGCTGCCGCGCGAGCTTCGCGCCGCGCGGACCTGA
- a CDS encoding DUF6542 domain-containing protein yields MSATQRARSGVPLDRRSIVPTVPGLPWWGVILLAVGVTFVGFAVDAARGTELTAAFSTFYFLGCVLAVAAAGNRALFTAIVQPPLILFVAVPLGQSLIADENSTALKDLAINVAYPLVNRFPVMLAATVVTLLIGGLRLFLLQQRKTGPARTSERRRAQRAPRTARPRLAAEESEQAPPPRRRARDRDGVRDTARDAAREHPRSARRAATPPPRRSSSSGGRTAPPPPMVDRAAQAPRSAPPRTTQAPRSVPPRTTPRPRPNPDVPAHPIPQVRYRDRYEPPFESEQPR; encoded by the coding sequence GTGTCTGCAACCCAACGTGCTCGCTCTGGGGTGCCGCTCGACAGGCGGTCGATTGTCCCTACGGTCCCCGGTCTCCCCTGGTGGGGTGTCATTCTCCTGGCCGTCGGAGTCACCTTTGTCGGATTCGCTGTCGATGCGGCTCGTGGCACCGAACTCACGGCGGCGTTCTCCACTTTCTACTTCCTCGGCTGTGTCCTCGCCGTGGCCGCTGCCGGCAACCGTGCGCTGTTCACCGCGATCGTCCAGCCGCCGCTGATCCTGTTCGTGGCGGTGCCGCTCGGCCAGAGCCTGATCGCGGACGAGAACAGCACCGCGCTCAAAGATCTGGCGATCAACGTGGCGTATCCGCTGGTCAACCGATTCCCGGTGATGCTCGCCGCCACCGTGGTAACACTGCTGATCGGTGGGCTCCGCCTCTTCCTGCTGCAGCAACGCAAGACCGGTCCCGCGCGGACCTCGGAGCGTCGCCGTGCGCAGCGGGCGCCGCGCACCGCCCGCCCCCGGCTCGCAGCCGAAGAGTCGGAGCAGGCCCCGCCGCCGCGGCGCCGGGCGCGGGACAGGGACGGGGTCAGGGACACCGCAAGGGACGCTGCACGGGAGCATCCCCGATCGGCGCGGCGGGCGGCCACACCGCCACCCCGCCGCTCGTCCTCGTCGGGCGGGCGCACGGCACCCCCACCACCCATGGTCGACCGGGCAGCGCAGGCACCCCGTTCGGCGCCGCCGCGGACCACGCAGGCACCGCGCTCGGTCCCGCCGCGGACCACACCGCGGCCGCGGCCCAACCCCGACGTGCCTGCCCACCCCATTCCGCAGGTGCGCTACCGCGACCGGTACGAGCCGCCGTTCGAGTCGGAGCAGCCCCGCTAG
- a CDS encoding exonuclease SbcCD subunit D, whose amino-acid sequence MRILHTSDWHIGRTFHGVDLLADQARVLDAIAALVAEQRVDVVVVPGDVYDRSIPSADAVTVCNRGFEAIRDAGAVIVATSGNHDSAARLGAGAAFSRAGGLHLMTTVAGIGAPVVLEDAHGPVAFYGIPYLEPEITRVQLDVPAARSHAEILDAAMDRVRTDLAVRCEHAPRTRSVVLAHAFVVGAEATGSERSISVGGVETVPASAFGGADYVALGHLHSPQTLTENIRYSGSPLPYSFGERTHGKAVFLVDLDADGLHSVERVDLPVVRGLKQLTGTVQQLLEDDSFRDAEDCYVSAVLTDPERPVDAMRSLQTRFPFAVHLEWQRPDGADDLRYRDKVHGRSDLQIARSFLTDVRGEPSTGEIRLVEAALGFADRAGEDTAEVALEQTA is encoded by the coding sequence ATGAGGATCCTGCACACTTCGGACTGGCACATCGGACGCACGTTCCACGGGGTGGACCTGCTCGCCGACCAGGCCCGTGTGCTCGACGCGATCGCCGCTCTCGTCGCCGAGCAGCGTGTGGACGTCGTCGTCGTTCCCGGCGACGTGTACGACAGGTCGATCCCCAGCGCGGACGCCGTCACCGTGTGCAACCGCGGATTCGAAGCCATCCGCGACGCGGGCGCGGTCATCGTCGCCACGTCCGGCAACCACGATTCCGCTGCGCGCCTCGGCGCGGGTGCCGCGTTCTCCCGGGCGGGTGGGCTGCACCTCATGACGACGGTCGCCGGGATCGGCGCGCCCGTCGTGCTCGAGGACGCGCACGGACCCGTCGCGTTCTACGGCATTCCGTATCTCGAGCCCGAGATCACACGCGTCCAACTCGACGTGCCTGCCGCCCGGTCGCACGCCGAGATCCTCGACGCCGCGATGGACCGAGTCCGCACCGACCTCGCCGTGCGCTGTGAGCACGCGCCGCGCACCCGATCGGTCGTGCTGGCCCACGCGTTCGTCGTGGGGGCGGAGGCCACCGGGTCGGAGCGGTCCATTTCCGTCGGCGGCGTCGAGACCGTGCCGGCTTCCGCGTTCGGCGGGGCCGACTACGTCGCGCTCGGCCACCTCCACTCCCCGCAGACCCTCACCGAGAACATCCGGTACTCGGGTTCGCCGCTGCCGTACTCGTTCGGTGAGCGCACCCACGGCAAGGCCGTCTTCCTGGTGGATCTCGACGCCGACGGCCTGCACTCCGTCGAGCGGGTCGATCTGCCGGTGGTCCGCGGTCTGAAGCAGCTGACCGGCACGGTGCAGCAGTTGCTCGAGGACGACAGTTTCCGCGACGCCGAGGACTGCTACGTGTCGGCGGTGCTCACCGACCCGGAACGTCCGGTCGACGCCATGCGCTCGCTGCAGACCCGGTTCCCGTTCGCCGTCCACCTGGAGTGGCAACGCCCGGACGGCGCCGACGATCTGCGGTACCGGGACAAGGTGCACGGGCGCAGTGATCTGCAGATCGCCCGCAGCTTCCTCACCGATGTGCGCGGCGAACCGTCGACGGGCGAGATCCGGCTGGTGGAGGCAGCCCTCGGGTTCGCCGACCGGGCCGGCGAGGACACCGCCGAGGTCGCGCTGGAACAGACGGCATGA